A genomic region of Armatimonadota bacterium contains the following coding sequences:
- a CDS encoding SPOR domain-containing protein, whose amino-acid sequence MAVWVAAILLFVSWIPISGDTVRIPLIRAQATVPGGMPAPRYYRILFGPVPDLSRVEAFADLLRRAYGIVGRVGVRTRVAGYHVLSVPLPSRSAAEQRAVLLSSLGIPSEVVRAGAVYRVRSGTFRTAPEAEMRRRQVQRYGFVAVVDPLTVQVYTLVVHHVPERVAGEVARRVRADGFEVRLLPEP is encoded by the coding sequence GTGGCGGTGTGGGTGGCCGCGATCTTGCTCTTCGTTTCGTGGATCCCAATTTCCGGCGATACGGTGCGGATCCCGCTCATCCGTGCGCAGGCCACCGTCCCTGGGGGGATGCCCGCGCCGCGGTATTACCGGATCCTGTTCGGTCCTGTCCCCGACCTCTCCCGGGTGGAGGCCTTCGCGGACCTGTTGCGCCGCGCCTACGGGATTGTGGGACGGGTGGGAGTGCGGACACGGGTAGCCGGGTACCACGTTCTCTCCGTCCCCCTTCCCTCCCGGTCCGCGGCGGAGCAGCGGGCGGTGCTGCTGAGTTCCCTCGGGATCCCCTCCGAGGTGGTGCGGGCGGGGGCCGTCTACCGGGTCCGGTCCGGCACCTTCCGCACGGCTCCTGAGGCCGAGATGAGGCGCCGACAGGTGCAGCGGTACGGGTTTGTGGCGGTGGTGGATCCCCTGACCGTGCAGGTCTACACCCTGGTGGTGCACCACGTGCCGGAGCGCGTGGCCGGGGAGGTGGCGCGGCGGGTACGGGCGGACGGGTTCGAGGTACGGCTCCTACCGGAGCCCTAG
- a CDS encoding uroporphyrinogen decarboxylase, which translates to MRPRERVLAALRRQRVDPPPVALWRHFPGEDQRAESLARAHVAFWERFRFDLLKVTPASGYYGEDWGLRAAYRPNREGVRTYLDRPIQKAADWRHLRSLDVTAGAYGRELRALKHIREAVDREVPVLATVFSPLTVARTLSGNQAVVRYLREDPDALHVGLEIIADVTARFAAECLAAGADGIFFATQMACAEAVSQEEYEVFGRPYDLRVLEATASAEILILHLHGEGVYFDLLADYPVHAINWHDRRTPPSLQEARSRTTLGLVGGIDERSFADRSPEEIAAEVRDALSQTGGIGHVVAPGCVIPVDAPEANLQAVVQAVRARGS; encoded by the coding sequence ATGCGTCCACGGGAACGGGTGCTTGCCGCGCTCCGGAGGCAACGGGTGGATCCTCCGCCCGTGGCCCTGTGGCGGCACTTTCCCGGCGAGGACCAGCGGGCGGAGTCCCTCGCGCGGGCCCATGTGGCGTTCTGGGAGCGGTTCCGGTTTGACCTCCTGAAGGTCACCCCCGCAAGCGGCTATTACGGGGAGGACTGGGGGCTGCGGGCGGCCTACCGGCCCAACCGGGAGGGCGTGCGCACCTACCTTGACCGCCCCATCCAGAAGGCCGCGGACTGGCGGCACCTGCGGTCCCTGGACGTGACCGCGGGTGCCTACGGCCGGGAGCTGCGGGCCTTGAAGCACATTCGGGAGGCGGTGGACCGGGAAGTGCCCGTGCTGGCCACGGTCTTTAGCCCCCTCACGGTGGCCCGCACCCTGTCGGGAAACCAAGCAGTGGTGCGCTACCTCCGGGAGGACCCAGACGCCCTGCACGTGGGCCTGGAGATCATCGCGGACGTCACCGCCCGGTTCGCCGCGGAGTGCCTTGCAGCCGGTGCCGACGGGATTTTCTTTGCCACCCAGATGGCCTGCGCAGAAGCGGTCTCCCAGGAGGAGTACGAGGTCTTCGGCCGGCCCTACGATCTGCGGGTACTGGAAGCCACAGCCTCCGCGGAGATCCTGATCCTGCACCTGCACGGGGAGGGGGTATACTTCGATCTCCTCGCGGACTACCCCGTGCACGCGATCAACTGGCACGACCGCCGCACGCCTCCCTCCCTCCAGGAGGCTCGGAGCCGTACCACGCTCGGTCTCGTGGGCGGGATTGATGAGCGGTCCTTTGCGGACCGTTCCCCGGAGGAGATCGCGGCGGAGGTTCGGGATGCCCTCTCCCAGACGGGCGGGATCGGCCATGTGGTGGCCCCTGGATGCGTGATCCCCGTGGATGCTCCGGAGGCCAACCTCCAGGCCGTGGTTCAGGCAGTTCGAGCCAGGGGGTCCTAG
- a CDS encoding M23 family metallopeptidase, translating to MRFWVGRTTLGCVLLALLASQASGQSLWLPVVGTIASGYGWRTDPFGEGWKVHWGLDIAAPEGAPVAARAEGTVVFAGWAGAYGLVVVLAHGQDWHTLYAHLRTLHVRPGDRVRGGAILGEVGSTGRSTGPHLHFEVRYRGFPVDPLPYLRR from the coding sequence ATGCGGTTCTGGGTAGGCCGAACGACTTTGGGATGCGTGCTCCTGGCGCTCCTCGCCTCGCAGGCGTCCGGGCAGTCCCTGTGGCTTCCGGTGGTCGGCACCATCGCCTCCGGCTACGGCTGGCGCACAGACCCCTTCGGGGAAGGGTGGAAGGTCCACTGGGGGCTGGACATCGCGGCCCCGGAAGGCGCTCCCGTGGCCGCGCGGGCGGAGGGAACCGTGGTGTTCGCTGGGTGGGCAGGGGCGTACGGGCTAGTGGTGGTGCTGGCCCACGGACAGGACTGGCACACCCTCTACGCCCACCTCAGAACTCTCCACGTGCGGCCCGGCGACCGCGTGCGGGGCGGGGCCATCCTCGGAGAGGTGGGTTCCACGGGCCGGAGCACCGGTCCTCACCTGCACTTCGAGGTGCGTTACCGGGGATTCCCCGTGGACCCACTTCCTTACCTGCGACGCTAG
- a CDS encoding GGDEF domain-containing response regulator encodes MDRWTRKLSKLLHPPRLSVSPPGERRHVLVIGHALPPGWEEALGTLWTLRTTADVEEALELVRFEDYELILITVGGLAVRPSDLVATLRAYRGTPILVVGEEGQRDLLAEALRTGADDYLPADQPTAEVLLLLNHALARHRLLWETGTSPQAQRDFLTGLLTAEAFQQVYRSAVARSRRFGERLGVIRVDLRNLAGIYAAYGARLGDRLVQEVARLLREHVRKTDTVARLERDRFVLLLPGTTRERTERVADQIRLAASHLRLPEHPDLRVSLQVGWATSEGEEDPLLAAERTLRQAV; translated from the coding sequence ATGGATCGGTGGACGAGAAAGCTGAGCAAACTCCTACATCCTCCCCGCCTCTCCGTCTCCCCGCCGGGCGAGAGGCGGCACGTCCTGGTGATCGGCCACGCGCTACCCCCAGGGTGGGAGGAGGCGCTGGGTACCCTCTGGACCCTGCGGACCACGGCGGATGTGGAGGAAGCCCTGGAGCTGGTACGCTTCGAGGACTACGAGCTCATCCTGATCACCGTGGGAGGGCTCGCTGTCCGCCCTTCCGATCTTGTGGCCACCCTCCGCGCCTACCGCGGCACACCCATCCTGGTGGTGGGGGAGGAGGGCCAGCGGGATCTCCTCGCGGAGGCGCTTCGGACCGGTGCGGATGACTACCTGCCTGCGGATCAACCCACCGCGGAGGTTCTGCTCCTTCTGAACCATGCCCTTGCCCGTCACCGCCTCCTCTGGGAAACCGGAACGTCTCCGCAGGCCCAGCGGGATTTCCTCACGGGCCTGCTGACCGCCGAGGCATTCCAGCAGGTCTACCGCTCCGCCGTGGCCCGCAGCCGGCGGTTCGGGGAGCGGCTTGGGGTGATCCGGGTGGATCTTCGCAACCTGGCGGGAATCTACGCGGCCTACGGGGCCCGCTTGGGCGACAGGCTGGTGCAGGAGGTGGCCCGGCTCTTGCGGGAGCACGTCCGCAAGACGGACACCGTGGCCCGTCTGGAGCGGGATCGGTTTGTCCTGCTGCTCCCGGGCACCACCCGGGAGCGGACCGAGCGGGTCGCGGATCAGATCCGCCTGGCCGCCTCCCACCTGCGGCTCCCGGAGCACCCGGATCTCCGGGTCTCGCTGCAGGTGGGGTGGGCGACCTCGGAGGGAGAGGAGGATCCTCTGCTGGCGGCAGAGCGGACCCTCCGGCAAGCCGTATAG